The genomic region CCGACGATTTCGAGGTGGGGGTAGGTGGATAAGGCTTGCTCCAACCCCAGTTGCATCATCGGATCGTCTTCGACAATCAGGAGTTTGAGCGGTTCGGAGGTCGGGGCAGAATTTAAGGATTCAGCAATTTCAGAGGTCATGGCTAGGAGCGATCGCGAGCGGATGGGAGCGCGGTTTACCGTCATTTTACAGGTGCCTCTCGGGATCTGCTGGGGGCACCCTCGTCTCGTCCCCTATTAAAACATTGGCGTTCGGGGGAGCGCGATCCTCCCCCTGGGGATAGGACGGCGATCGTCGAGGCTTCTGTACTGTTCGTCCGGGCGACTTTGGACGGATTTCAACGGCGCGATCCTCCTGAGTCGTCGCCGTGCGATCGCCCCCGATAAAATAGGGAAAATTTAACCGAGGGGTTTTGAGATGAGCAGTCCGTTCCAGTCTTTGAAACAGTTACCGTGGCGATCTCTGTTACAAGTGGCTGCCGTCGCGACCGTGGCCCTCGCCGCCCTCGATTTTACCCTCTTTTGGGTGGCGGCGGTGTCGGCGAGTTTCAGGCACAGTTTGGAGTTGTTGTTTGCACCGCCTTTGGGACTGGCGATCGCCCTGAGTGTGGCCGTCGGTTTCGGCGCCTTTGGCGTACTCCTCGGCGAGCAGTGCTATGCCCCTTCTTTCTTCAATCGTTCTACTCTTTGGGCTTTGGTGTTTTGTCTGCTGCTCGGCGTAGGCGTGAAATCGCTGTTACCTTTACCCTCGCTCTTGCTGAGCTTGTCTCGCCTGTCTTTAATCGGTATTAGCCTCGGCGTCTTTTGGAAGGGACGACCGTATTGGCGCTAAATGCTATTCTCGAAACAGAGAAAAAAAATCCCGCTCGCATCGAACGGGAAGCCATCAGGGTGCATCTACTGAGATCTACGATAACCTAGTAGGGGGTTTGACCCCCCACTAGGTTAACAAGTCTTTACAATTTAGGGCGAAGCGGCGATCGCCTCTGGGATGGGGGCGTCACAAAACCTCCCGAGGGTTGGGGAGGTTAGAGACGGGATAGGGATTTGCTAGGACGCATTCAGGGTTCGAGATCCCA from Oxynema aestuarii AP17 harbors:
- a CDS encoding peptide chain release factor 1, which codes for MSSPFQSLKQLPWRSLLQVAAVATVALAALDFTLFWVAAVSASFRHSLELLFAPPLGLAIALSVAVGFGAFGVLLGEQCYAPSFFNRSTLWALVFCLLLGVGVKSLLPLPSLLLSLSRLSLIGISLGVFWKGRPYWR